A section of the Pedobacter sp. HDW13 genome encodes:
- a CDS encoding acyltransferase domain-containing protein, which produces MVLSAYDSPKKDEVLVIARSNHESLIQSLENGDYSIGQGNFRLVLFNPSEERIKKALKIVAKNSPWRNKQDIWYTNSPLLANDGKIAFVFPGLDGLAGGEIKSVADYFNINIDENDKQDGLLSEALNILNKSSVLDQALKQLGVKSDMNAGHSLGEWLAARSSELAEESSVMNLLNVLNPETFELKDSRFIAVGAGLATLQPIIESITDLYLSNDNCPQQVILCGSKNALDELVPILKAKQIFHQILPFQSGFHSPFVADKLGLILEGMQDMQFRKTTTPLWSATTLETYPRVSKPSVS; this is translated from the coding sequence GTGGTATTAAGCGCTTATGATAGTCCTAAAAAAGATGAGGTTTTGGTAATTGCAAGGTCAAATCATGAAAGCTTGATCCAATCGCTCGAAAATGGCGATTATAGCATCGGGCAGGGTAATTTCCGCTTGGTACTGTTCAACCCGAGCGAAGAAAGGATCAAAAAAGCCTTAAAAATTGTAGCTAAAAATTCTCCATGGAGAAATAAACAGGATATCTGGTACACCAATTCGCCTTTATTGGCCAACGATGGCAAAATAGCCTTCGTTTTTCCGGGTTTAGACGGGCTTGCCGGTGGCGAAATTAAATCGGTAGCCGATTATTTCAACATCAATATCGATGAGAACGACAAACAGGATGGACTTTTAAGCGAGGCGCTCAATATCCTGAACAAAAGCAGCGTTTTAGACCAGGCCTTAAAACAATTGGGTGTTAAATCGGATATGAACGCAGGCCACAGTCTTGGCGAATGGCTTGCAGCAAGATCTTCAGAATTGGCAGAAGAAAGTTCGGTAATGAATTTACTGAATGTACTTAACCCCGAAACTTTTGAACTTAAAGATTCGCGCTTTATTGCCGTTGGTGCTGGTTTGGCTACCCTTCAACCCATTATAGAAAGTATCACTGATTTATACCTCTCGAATGATAACTGCCCGCAACAGGTAATTCTTTGTGGCAGTAAAAATGCGCTTGATGAGCTGGTGCCGATATTAAAAGCGAAACAGATTTTTCATCAGATCCTGCCTTTCCAGTCGGGTTTCCACTCACCATTTGTGGCCGATAAACTGGGATTGATCCTCGAGGGCATGCAGGATATGCAGTTCAGGAAAACCACAACGCCGCTTTGGTCGGCTACTACCCTGGAAACTTATCCGAGGGTTTCGAAGCCATCCGTCAGTTAA
- a CDS encoding SDR family NAD(P)-dependent oxidoreductase: protein MTRVSDVAPFANAVSEAGALSFIALSLLKGESAKNLIEETKKLAGEKTWGVGILGFAPQELRDEQQEYILNAKPPVLLIAGGRPSQAKPFEKAGIKTFLHVPSASLLDMFLKEGAKRFVFEGRECGGHVGPLSSMVLWEKQIERLLKEENADQISVFFAGGIHDAFSTAFISVMAAPLAAKGMKIGVLMGTAYLYTKEAVSTGAILDKFQQEAMQANETVLLETAPGHETRCLNSSFATFFNEEKQKLQAEGMDKKEIWAKLESLNVGRLRIAAKGIERRGDKLVKIDEAEQTDLGMYMIGQIAPMHKEVMSLLNLHQDVADENYTHILNALLPSPPVNKAKALDVAIVGMACIFPGAKNLEEYWRNIILGKDSVTEVPDERWNKELYYNPDSTAGDMSHSKWGGFIPRIDFDPLEFGIPPQSLAAIEPTQLLTLMVAKQAMQHAGYADGGVDNENVSVIIGAEGGNDLANSYSFRGYYKQIFGEMPAELDAALPKTTEDSFPGILANVISGRITNRLNLGGRNYTVDAACASSLAAIDLACQELFLEKSDMVLAGGADLHNGINDYLMFSSTHALSKKGRCATFDAEADGIALGEGIAMIVLKRYDDALRDGDTIYSIIKGVGGSSDGKSLGLTAPRKNGQVNALERAYSQSGITPSLVGLVEAHGTGTVVGDKTEISALTDMLNQAGATAGQTHLGSVKTQIGHTKCAAGIAGLIKASLSVYHGIKPPTINLKTPNSFYNAQTSPFAFHTEAGLWMEEKRYAGVSAFGFGGTNFHAVLESAQNINNENPILKSWPSELFVFRGDTYEEAKNRLVSVKNLLELNDQIELKDIAFSLATADAKPVQLSIVANHAEDLVMKIDLVLSGVESKDTYLTKKQEGKVAFMFPGQGSQRVNMARDLFVVFPEMRKLLKAYPEYEKVLFPNTVFNDVDAKVQKEQIKDTRMAQPLLGIVDLAIANFLRSLGIVPDMVAGHSYGELPALCFAGAFEEEALVHLSAKRAVAILNAVENGDPGTMLAVSTKQENLAQYLNDIEEVYPVNFNAPTQCVIAGSTEGIAKLVTVLKDAKISFRPLEVACAFHSPLVAKSKVLYQQVLSGVNFNDLKIPVWSNTTAKAYPIEAAAVKERLTDHLIKPVLFVDELRDMYAAGARVFVEVGPGKVLSGLTKACIGKDEVILHTEDQGQNKLSNLLGTLAGYMATGREIKLEKLFEGRSVKTIKLDEPSNYKKSPAIWYVNGQHAVPSTGKLPANGASPITKPITLMNNTSTQTENQQANGSAKDLMMQEYLHSMKMLIQAQRDVMLSFLGQAPAMPAQIINQPLTSYQTSQPVRIENQITIKQEVPQAQAIEVIAPVIAAKDLKLVLLQIVSDKTGYPQEMLGMEMDLEADLSIDSIKRVEIIGALRTELGGFSQLNLPEDKIMEQLAGLKTLSSLVNWITENTAQPTAVSTPAPVTLPASLTEPAKFSIDQLKSAILDVVSEKTGYPKEMLGMDLDLEADLSIDSIKRMEIIASLKEKIGFGAQSEQADDLMEKLAAIKTLNALVNWIADVEAESSEVLTEAKKLIEESIDDQTVKEKLSRLRFELTPAALTVTEAAILKGQRFALTDDGGGQAIKIKKLLEKHGAIADVVNFEDPLDGYQGLIIMNMFEAQKKSGILDHFATIKKLNFDTVKWVYLIADTKRYFNDQSDISFLRNYQGYSGFFKSLDREYEHTKCRFISLETKMSADEIANMALNEILNPDKPSEIIYNDHKRHIMELIPTQLSTETDAHIHLDKDAVVMVLGGAQGITAELMIHFAKDYPCKYILVGRSANPIASANEASAALKTKDEIRQYLIKQGEIKKPAEIEQETNRIYKNNQILRCIATLEEGGSTVVYESLDLKDEEALTRLINQVYEEHGRIDGVVHGAGLLEDKLFHSKTSESFGRVFDTKVTPLRVLAEQLRPETQFVILFSSIASVYGNRGQTDYAAANSVMDKYAWALKQKIQGKVMAINWGPWKGAGMVSPTLEKEYQRRGIALIPLQDGMETFLNELKYGKESQVLIMAGNTWT, encoded by the coding sequence ATGACACGGGTGAGCGATGTTGCACCTTTTGCCAATGCAGTTTCGGAAGCTGGTGCATTATCATTCATCGCATTATCTTTATTAAAAGGCGAATCAGCCAAAAATCTGATCGAAGAAACCAAAAAGCTTGCAGGCGAAAAAACCTGGGGTGTAGGTATTTTGGGTTTTGCTCCACAGGAGCTTAGGGACGAACAGCAGGAATACATTTTAAATGCCAAACCTCCTGTTTTATTAATTGCAGGTGGCCGACCTTCGCAGGCTAAACCTTTCGAAAAGGCAGGTATCAAAACTTTTTTACATGTGCCTTCGGCCTCGTTGCTGGATATGTTTTTGAAAGAAGGTGCCAAACGCTTCGTTTTCGAAGGCCGCGAATGTGGTGGTCACGTTGGTCCCCTATCCAGTATGGTGTTGTGGGAAAAGCAGATCGAGCGTTTGTTAAAAGAAGAAAATGCAGATCAGATCAGTGTTTTCTTCGCTGGCGGAATCCACGATGCTTTTTCTACGGCTTTCATCTCGGTAATGGCTGCTCCTTTGGCGGCTAAGGGAATGAAAATCGGCGTTTTAATGGGTACAGCTTATTTATACACCAAAGAAGCGGTAAGTACTGGAGCCATTTTAGATAAGTTTCAGCAGGAAGCGATGCAGGCAAACGAAACCGTGCTGCTGGAAACTGCTCCCGGACACGAAACCCGCTGCCTGAACTCTTCATTTGCCACTTTCTTTAACGAAGAAAAACAAAAACTTCAGGCAGAAGGGATGGATAAAAAAGAAATCTGGGCAAAACTCGAGTCGCTTAATGTTGGCCGCTTGCGTATTGCAGCAAAGGGAATTGAAAGACGTGGAGATAAACTTGTAAAAATAGACGAGGCAGAGCAAACCGATCTTGGCATGTACATGATCGGTCAGATTGCACCGATGCACAAAGAAGTGATGTCACTGCTCAATCTTCATCAGGATGTAGCCGATGAAAATTATACACATATATTAAATGCATTACTTCCTTCGCCTCCGGTTAATAAAGCAAAAGCACTTGATGTGGCCATTGTAGGTATGGCCTGTATTTTCCCCGGGGCTAAAAACCTCGAAGAATACTGGCGTAACATTATTTTAGGTAAAGATTCGGTAACCGAAGTGCCCGACGAAAGGTGGAACAAAGAACTTTATTATAACCCCGATTCTACAGCCGGCGATATGTCGCATTCTAAATGGGGTGGTTTTATCCCAAGGATAGATTTTGATCCGCTCGAATTTGGTATTCCGCCACAATCACTTGCCGCTATTGAGCCAACACAACTGCTTACCCTAATGGTGGCCAAGCAGGCCATGCAGCATGCGGGTTATGCCGATGGTGGTGTAGATAACGAAAATGTGTCGGTAATTATCGGTGCCGAAGGCGGAAACGACCTTGCCAACAGCTACAGCTTTAGGGGCTATTACAAACAGATTTTTGGCGAAATGCCTGCAGAGTTAGACGCCGCTTTACCAAAAACGACAGAAGATTCGTTTCCGGGTATTTTGGCCAACGTAATCTCGGGCAGGATTACCAACAGGTTAAACCTGGGTGGTAGAAACTATACTGTTGATGCAGCCTGCGCTTCATCTCTTGCGGCAATTGACCTGGCCTGCCAGGAATTGTTTTTAGAAAAATCAGACATGGTCTTGGCCGGCGGGGCCGATCTGCACAACGGCATTAACGATTACCTGATGTTTTCGAGCACACACGCACTTTCTAAAAAAGGAAGATGTGCCACTTTTGATGCCGAAGCCGATGGAATTGCCCTTGGCGAAGGTATTGCCATGATTGTATTGAAAAGATATGATGATGCTTTACGCGATGGCGATACCATTTACTCCATTATTAAAGGTGTAGGCGGATCGAGCGACGGAAAAAGCCTGGGCTTAACAGCACCACGTAAAAACGGACAGGTAAATGCACTGGAAAGAGCTTACAGCCAGTCGGGAATCACCCCTTCGTTAGTCGGTTTGGTAGAAGCACATGGTACAGGCACTGTAGTTGGCGATAAAACTGAAATCAGCGCATTAACCGATATGCTTAACCAAGCAGGTGCAACAGCGGGGCAAACACATTTAGGCTCTGTAAAAACACAGATTGGCCATACCAAGTGCGCTGCCGGTATTGCAGGCTTAATCAAAGCATCGCTATCGGTTTACCATGGCATTAAACCTCCAACCATTAACTTAAAAACACCGAATAGCTTTTATAACGCACAAACCAGTCCATTTGCTTTCCATACCGAAGCAGGTTTATGGATGGAAGAAAAACGTTACGCAGGTGTTAGTGCTTTCGGTTTTGGCGGTACAAACTTCCATGCGGTACTCGAAAGCGCCCAAAATATTAATAATGAAAATCCGATCTTAAAATCGTGGCCATCTGAACTTTTTGTTTTCAGGGGCGATACCTACGAAGAAGCCAAAAACCGCCTTGTTTCGGTTAAAAACCTTTTAGAACTGAACGATCAGATCGAACTGAAAGATATTGCTTTTAGTTTGGCTACTGCCGATGCAAAACCAGTTCAATTAAGCATTGTAGCCAACCATGCTGAAGATTTGGTCATGAAAATCGATCTTGTTTTATCGGGCGTTGAAAGTAAAGATACCTACCTAACCAAAAAACAGGAGGGTAAAGTTGCCTTTATGTTTCCTGGTCAGGGTAGCCAGAGGGTAAATATGGCAAGAGATCTTTTTGTGGTTTTCCCCGAAATGAGAAAACTATTGAAAGCTTATCCGGAGTATGAAAAGGTCCTTTTCCCCAACACGGTATTTAACGATGTCGATGCCAAAGTACAAAAAGAGCAGATTAAAGATACCCGCATGGCCCAGCCACTGTTGGGGATTGTAGACCTGGCCATTGCCAACTTTTTACGCTCGTTGGGTATTGTGCCCGATATGGTTGCCGGCCACAGCTATGGCGAATTGCCTGCACTTTGTTTTGCCGGAGCTTTCGAAGAAGAAGCTTTGGTGCATCTTAGTGCCAAAAGGGCTGTAGCTATTTTGAATGCGGTCGAGAACGGCGATCCAGGTACCATGCTTGCCGTAAGTACCAAACAGGAAAATCTTGCACAATACCTAAACGATATTGAAGAAGTTTATCCGGTAAACTTTAATGCTCCAACACAATGTGTAATTGCAGGCAGTACCGAAGGTATTGCCAAATTAGTGACGGTTTTAAAGGATGCAAAAATATCCTTCCGTCCACTCGAAGTAGCCTGCGCTTTCCACAGTCCGTTGGTTGCAAAATCGAAGGTACTTTACCAACAGGTACTTTCGGGTGTAAACTTTAATGATCTTAAAATTCCGGTATGGTCTAACACCACTGCAAAAGCCTACCCTATTGAGGCCGCTGCTGTAAAAGAACGTTTAACCGACCACTTGATAAAACCTGTCCTTTTTGTTGATGAGCTTAGGGATATGTATGCCGCCGGAGCCAGGGTTTTCGTAGAAGTTGGCCCTGGCAAGGTGCTAAGCGGTTTAACCAAAGCCTGTATCGGTAAGGACGAAGTGATCCTGCACACCGAAGATCAGGGTCAGAACAAATTAAGCAATTTATTGGGCACACTGGCCGGCTATATGGCTACCGGCCGCGAAATTAAACTCGAAAAATTATTCGAAGGCCGTTCAGTTAAAACGATCAAACTGGATGAACCTTCCAATTATAAAAAAAGTCCGGCTATCTGGTATGTGAACGGTCAACACGCTGTTCCGTCAACAGGTAAACTTCCGGCAAATGGTGCATCACCTATTACTAAACCGATTACCCTTATGAACAACACCTCTACCCAAACTGAAAATCAACAGGCTAATGGCTCGGCCAAAGACCTGATGATGCAGGAATACCTGCACAGCATGAAAATGCTGATTCAGGCACAACGCGATGTTATGCTTTCCTTTTTAGGGCAGGCACCTGCAATGCCGGCGCAGATCATCAATCAACCCTTAACATCATACCAAACATCTCAACCCGTACGGATTGAAAACCAGATCACGATAAAACAAGAGGTACCCCAGGCACAAGCTATTGAAGTAATAGCCCCTGTAATTGCAGCAAAAGACCTGAAACTGGTGCTTTTGCAGATTGTAAGCGATAAAACCGGCTATCCACAGGAAATGCTGGGTATGGAAATGGATCTTGAAGCCGATTTAAGTATTGATTCCATCAAACGTGTAGAAATTATCGGTGCATTACGTACCGAACTGGGTGGTTTCTCTCAGCTAAACCTTCCGGAAGATAAAATTATGGAACAGCTTGCCGGACTGAAAACTTTGAGCAGTTTGGTAAATTGGATTACCGAAAATACTGCGCAACCAACAGCTGTTAGCACGCCAGCTCCTGTGACTCTGCCTGCAAGCCTGACAGAGCCAGCAAAATTCTCGATTGATCAGTTAAAGTCGGCCATTCTGGATGTGGTAAGCGAAAAAACAGGTTATCCTAAGGAAATGTTGGGCATGGATTTAGATCTTGAGGCTGATTTGAGTATCGATTCGATCAAAAGGATGGAAATTATTGCTTCATTAAAAGAAAAAATCGGTTTTGGTGCCCAAAGCGAACAAGCTGATGATTTAATGGAAAAACTGGCGGCAATTAAAACATTAAATGCCCTGGTTAACTGGATTGCAGATGTTGAAGCGGAAAGCTCGGAGGTGCTTACCGAAGCAAAAAAGCTTATTGAGGAGAGCATCGATGATCAAACCGTTAAAGAAAAATTATCGCGTTTGAGATTTGAGCTTACTCCTGCGGCCTTAACGGTTACCGAAGCCGCCATTTTAAAAGGACAACGTTTTGCCTTAACAGATGATGGTGGCGGACAAGCCATCAAAATCAAAAAGCTTTTAGAAAAACATGGTGCCATTGCCGATGTAGTCAATTTCGAAGATCCTTTGGACGGCTATCAGGGACTCATCATCATGAACATGTTCGAAGCGCAAAAGAAATCAGGCATCCTGGATCATTTTGCAACCATTAAAAAACTCAATTTTGATACTGTTAAATGGGTGTATCTGATTGCTGATACCAAGCGCTATTTTAACGACCAGTCTGATATTTCTTTCTTAAGGAATTACCAGGGTTATTCGGGTTTCTTTAAAAGCCTGGATCGCGAGTATGAGCATACCAAATGTCGTTTCATCAGTCTGGAAACCAAAATGTCGGCCGATGAAATTGCCAACATGGCGCTGAACGAAATTTTAAACCCGGATAAACCTTCCGAGATTATCTACAACGACCATAAGCGTCACATCATGGAGCTGATACCAACGCAGTTAAGCACGGAAACCGATGCACACATCCATTTGGATAAAGATGCCGTGGTGATGGTTTTAGGTGGCGCACAAGGGATTACAGCCGAACTGATGATCCATTTTGCCAAAGATTATCCTTGCAAATACATCCTGGTTGGCCGTTCTGCAAATCCCATCGCCTCGGCAAATGAGGCCAGTGCTGCATTAAAAACCAAAGATGAGATCAGGCAATACCTGATTAAACAGGGAGAAATTAAAAAACCTGCAGAAATTGAACAGGAAACCAACCGTATTTATAAAAACAACCAGATTTTACGTTGCATTGCAACTTTAGAAGAAGGCGGTTCTACCGTGGTTTACGAATCGCTCGATCTTAAAGATGAAGAAGCTTTAACCCGCCTGATTAATCAGGTTTACGAAGAACATGGCCGTATTGATGGTGTGGTACACGGTGCAGGTTTACTGGAAGATAAATTGTTCCACAGTAAAACATCCGAATCATTCGGACGTGTTTTCGACACCAAAGTAACCCCACTAAGGGTGCTTGCCGAGCAATTACGACCAGAAACTCAGTTTGTAATCCTTTTCTCGAGCATTGCTTCTGTTTACGGAAATCGCGGGCAAACTGATTATGCCGCTGCCAACAGTGTAATGGACAAATATGCTTGGGCCTTGAAACAGAAAATACAGGGTAAGGTAATGGCCATTAACTGGGGTCCGTGGAAAGGTGCAGGTATGGTTTCGCCAACTTTGGAGAAAGAATACCAGCGCAGGGGAATTGCACTGATCCCACTACAGGATGGAATGGAAACTTTCCTTAACGAACTAAAATATGGTAAAGAAAGCCAGGTATTAATCATGGCTGGAAACACCTGGACATAG
- a CDS encoding polyketide synthase — protein MPDHQFDPQRFGILPLAVEGTEPDHLLTLDLVHQALEDAAVFEKKYSLDKTGIIIGKGNYVGPGATRAIEIVRTGEQISSILKDLMPQLSEAEIEKVKHEFQLRKGRFSADTAMGLIPNLVASLVANRLNLGGLAFTLDAACASSLIAVDHGVQELNSGRCDMIIAGGVHLGQNAAFWSIFSQLGALSKQEKIKPFDQNADGLIIGEGCGFVVLKRLEDAIRDQDKIYSVIRGVGISSDGSGTSVMSPSVKGQLKAITEAWKNAGLESKNIGYLEAHGTGTPLGDKTEVETLKQFFGQDADLPKAGIGSVKSNIGHAMPAAGIAGLIKSSLALYHGIIPPTLHCDEPLAQLAETRFSAVQKAADWNQSGLPKLAAVNAFGFGGLMPMWY, from the coding sequence ATCCCCGATCATCAGTTCGATCCGCAGCGCTTTGGCATTTTACCATTAGCGGTTGAAGGTACCGAACCCGATCACCTGCTAACCCTCGATCTGGTTCACCAGGCACTCGAAGATGCAGCGGTATTCGAAAAAAAATACTCCCTCGATAAAACAGGGATCATCATTGGCAAAGGTAATTACGTAGGTCCGGGGGCAACCCGTGCCATCGAAATTGTGCGCACAGGCGAGCAGATTTCGAGCATACTGAAAGATCTGATGCCCCAATTGAGCGAGGCTGAAATAGAAAAGGTAAAACACGAATTCCAGTTGCGTAAAGGCCGTTTCAGCGCCGATACTGCCATGGGATTAATCCCTAATTTAGTGGCTTCGCTTGTAGCAAACCGGCTTAATTTAGGCGGTTTGGCCTTTACTTTAGACGCAGCCTGTGCCAGTTCGCTCATTGCGGTTGATCATGGCGTGCAGGAACTGAATAGCGGCCGTTGCGATATGATTATTGCCGGCGGTGTACATTTGGGTCAGAATGCTGCTTTCTGGAGTATTTTTTCACAACTGGGTGCTTTATCCAAACAAGAAAAAATCAAACCTTTCGATCAAAATGCCGATGGCTTGATTATTGGTGAAGGCTGTGGTTTTGTGGTGCTTAAACGCCTCGAAGATGCTATCCGCGACCAGGATAAAATTTATTCGGTGATTAGAGGCGTGGGCATCAGCAGTGATGGCAGCGGAACCAGTGTAATGAGCCCCTCGGTTAAAGGCCAGTTAAAAGCCATTACCGAAGCATGGAAAAATGCCGGACTGGAAAGTAAAAATATAGGCTATTTAGAAGCCCATGGTACCGGTACTCCACTTGGCGATAAAACAGAAGTAGAAACCCTAAAACAGTTTTTTGGTCAGGATGCTGATCTTCCAAAGGCTGGTATCGGTTCCGTTAAATCGAATATCGGTCATGCCATGCCTGCAGCAGGAATTGCCGGTTTGATTAAATCGAGTTTAGCACTGTATCACGGCATCATCCCTCCTACTTTACATTGTGATGAGCCCCTCGCGCAACTGGCAGAAACCCGTTTTTCTGCTGTACAGAAAGCTGCCGACTGGAACCAATCGGGTTTACCAAAATTAGCGGCCGTAAATGCCTTTGGTTTCGGGGGATTAATGCCCATGTGGTATTAA
- a CDS encoding rhamnogalacturonan acetylesterase: MSIQHFIKPFVVLALLANLSQAQQKTSYKFDFGPGKVAKGYTQVLPIDDYSKEKGYGFDFDSKVSAEENDGKNLLTSDLVKSDKPFYFSVALPEGNYKVTVTLGDPKNAALSTVKAESRRLMLENIKTAAGQSLSKTFVVNIKDKNIAGGQVVGLKPRELTKLDWDDKLTLEFDRQTALQAIEITKAEDQITVFLAGNSTVVNQDDEPWASWGQMIPRFFKPGVAIANHAESGLTLGSFAGSRRLAKILSIMKPGDYLFIEFGHNDQKEKGPNDGAYKSYTERIKTFISEVKQKGGIPVVVTSTSRRSFGTEGKIVNSLGDFPNAARKVAAEEKVALIDLNAMTTTLFNALGEEPSKKAFVHYPANSYPGQDKALADNTHFNPYGAYEIAQCIILGIKEQKLGIAKYLVNDLPKFDPAKPDDVNNWHWPESPKSSVVKPDGN, translated from the coding sequence ATGAGTATTCAGCATTTTATAAAACCATTCGTTGTTTTAGCACTATTGGCCAATCTTTCGCAGGCCCAGCAGAAAACCAGTTACAAATTTGATTTCGGTCCAGGCAAGGTTGCCAAAGGCTATACCCAGGTTTTACCTATTGATGACTACAGCAAAGAAAAGGGGTATGGATTTGATTTTGACTCAAAAGTAAGTGCTGAAGAAAATGACGGTAAAAATCTTTTAACCAGCGATTTGGTTAAAAGTGATAAACCTTTTTATTTTTCTGTGGCTTTGCCCGAAGGGAATTATAAAGTGACTGTAACCCTTGGCGACCCTAAAAATGCAGCGCTAAGCACTGTAAAAGCCGAGTCGCGCAGACTTATGCTCGAGAATATCAAAACTGCTGCCGGCCAATCGCTCAGCAAAACCTTTGTGGTGAACATTAAAGATAAAAATATTGCAGGTGGGCAGGTTGTTGGGCTAAAGCCACGCGAACTAACCAAGCTGGATTGGGACGATAAACTGACTTTAGAATTTGATCGCCAAACTGCCCTGCAAGCTATCGAAATTACCAAAGCAGAAGATCAGATAACGGTTTTTCTGGCTGGAAATTCGACGGTTGTGAATCAGGATGATGAGCCCTGGGCCTCTTGGGGGCAAATGATTCCCCGCTTTTTTAAACCCGGCGTGGCCATTGCTAACCATGCAGAATCAGGTTTAACATTAGGCTCTTTTGCAGGGAGCAGGCGTTTAGCTAAGATACTGAGCATTATGAAACCGGGCGATTACCTGTTTATAGAATTTGGGCACAACGACCAGAAAGAAAAAGGACCAAACGATGGTGCTTATAAATCGTATACCGAAAGGATAAAGACTTTCATTTCGGAAGTGAAGCAAAAGGGCGGGATCCCTGTAGTGGTAACCTCTACCAGCAGGCGGTCTTTTGGGACGGAAGGAAAAATTGTAAATTCTCTGGGCGATTTCCCCAATGCGGCTCGTAAGGTAGCTGCCGAAGAAAAAGTTGCCTTGATTGATCTGAATGCTATGACAACAACTTTATTTAATGCCCTAGGCGAAGAACCTTCTAAAAAAGCATTTGTTCATTATCCGGCCAATAGTTATCCGGGGCAGGATAAAGCACTGGCCGATAATACCCATTTTAATCCTTATGGAGCTTACGAAATTGCACAATGCATTATTTTAGGAATTAAGGAACAGAAACTGGGCATCGCGAAATACCTAGTTAATGACCTGCCGAAGTTTGATCCGGCTAAACCAGATGATGTAAACAACTGGCACTGGCCCGAAAGTCCGAAAAGTAGTGTAGTTAAACCTGATGGCAATTAA
- a CDS encoding beta-ketoacyl synthase N-terminal-like domain-containing protein has protein sequence MKKSDIAIIGMSCIFPGAKDIQTFWENIINRVDATQQVPADRIDPVHFDKNLGALIVFTAIVVGLSPIISSIRSALAFYH, from the coding sequence ATGAAAAAAAGCGACATAGCAATTATTGGAATGTCATGCATTTTTCCGGGTGCGAAGGATATACAAACCTTTTGGGAGAATATCATCAACCGGGTAGATGCTACGCAACAGGTTCCGGCCGATCGGATTGATCCGGTACATTTCGACAAAAACCTGGGGGCGTTGATCGTTTTTACTGCAATCGTGGTGGGTTTATCCCCGATCATCAGTTCGATCCGCAGCGCTTTGGCATTTTACCATTAG